The genomic stretch CGTTCAAACGCTATGGATGAGCTCAAGGGCTTTGAAAGCGGCGCTGACTCTTATGTGGCGAAACCATTTGACCTTCAATATCTGGGGGAAGAAGTGAACCGGTTACTAAAAAAGGAGTTGTTAAAAAATGACAAAACAAAATAAGTATGAAGTGACAGATTCAAATATGATCTCCGAACTTCTGCTTGAAGCCGGCCTAATTACCTCAAAACAGATGTCTGAATCTGTAAGCGCGAATATCAATTCAAACGAACCTGTAGAGAATACGATGCTGCGCCTTGGTGTTATCAAAAAAAAAGATATTGCCGCAGTTTTGGAAAAACACTATGCTCTTCCCTTTGCTGATATAGCGGGTGTAAACAACAATATTATTAACATAATCCCTGAAAAATTTCTGAAAAAATACAGGGTGATCCCCGTTGAACTTAACGCCAATATATTGACGCTGGCAATGGTAAGCCCGGGGAATGTGACAGCGATTGACGATATTCAGATGCTGACGGGCTATAAAATCGATCCGAGAGTAATGCTCCTAAGCGCCTTTCATGAAATCATGGACAGATATTATCCGGCGGATGAAGTGGCAAATATAATCTCTGAATTTGAAATACCCGAAGGGCTCGATGGTAAAAAAACACTGCCTCAGGAATTCCCCGGAACGGCAGATATTGAAACGCCTGTGATAAAACTCATCAACACGCTTATCACGACCGGAATAAAACTGAGAGCGAGTGATATACATATTGAACCTCAGGAAAAAGAAATAATCGTCCGTTACCGCATAGACGGGATTCTCAGGACCGTCCAGATACTCCCTAAACAAATACAACTTCATGTTATATCGCGGATCAAAATCATGAGCGATATGAATATCGCGGAACGGCGTTTACCGCAGGACGGTCAGATCAGCATAGCTTTTTTAAACCGGAATGTTGACCTGCGTGTCTCTTCTCTGCCTGGAAACTACGGTGAAAAACTTGTATTGAGAATCCTGGATAAATCTTCTTTTATTCTGGGATTCCCGCAGCTTGGTATATCTCCGGATATACAGAGCAGGATAGAGCAGATACTGCAGGAGCCTGATGGTATGATCATAATGACCGGTCCTACCGGGAGCGGAAAGACAACAACTCTCTACGCAATGATAAACTACCTGAAATCACCTTCAAAAAACATCATAACTCTTGAGGATCCTATAGAGTATGAGCTGCTTGCCGGAAAATCAAGGGAAGCGGGAATAACGCAGGTCCAGGTTAAAAGCAGCATAGGTTTAACATTCGCCGCAGGACTTCGCGCGGCGCTGCGCCAGGATCCTGACGTCATTCTGGTGGGAGAAATGAGAGATACGGAAACCGCGGAAATTGCAATGCGCTCGGCGCTGACCGGTCATCTTGTTCTGACTACGCTCCACACATTAAACTCTTTTGAAACAATCACGCGCCTAAAAGATATGGGTATTGAATTATACCTGATATCCTCATGCATCAGATGTATAATCGCGCAGCGGCTGATACGTCTGCTATGCCCCCGCTGCAAAGTCGCCTATACCCCTCCTCTGCGGCTGATAGAGCGGCTGGGTTTTACAACCGATACTCTTTATAAAGCCAAAGGCTGCGATTACTGCGGTCATTCCGGATATTACGGAAGAGCCGGTATATATGAATTGCTTGCAATCACTGACAAAATCAAGGATCTTATAATCTCAAATTCCCCGGTAAGCGCCATAAAAGAGGAAGCGGTAAAAACAGGGACAAGAACTCTCTGGGAAGAAGCTGTCACCCTTGTCCGGGACGGCAAAACCTCAATAACTGAAGTGATGCGGGCATTGTAGATTTTTCTTGAATGGATAATAAAAAAATTTTTGTCATAGACGATGATCCTCACATTGTCGAGTTGCTTCAAGTCGGACTTGAAAATGCCGGCTATACTGTTTTATCGGATTCCGATGGATCTTCGGCAGTAGCGGGAGTCAAAACTAAAAAACCCGACCTTATAATTCTGGATTTAATGCTTCCCGGGATGAACGGATATGATATCTGCGCCTGCTTAAAGGAAAAAGAAGATACTGCCCTTATTCCGATCATAATACTTTCGGCCAAGGACACCCCCCCGGATAAAATAACCGCGCTGAAGCTTGGCGCTGACGAGTACGTAACAAAACCATTTGATATTGACGAAATGGTTACGCGGGTCAATACCCTGTTAACCAGGACAGAGTATTTTTTGGACGCCAATCCGCTGACACGCCTTCCCGGCAACACCACCATCATGCGCGAGGCCGGACGCCGGCTGAAACTTAATGAACCGTTCGCCTTCATTTATGTTGATATCAACAACTTCAAGGCATTCAATGACAACTACGGTTTTGACAGGGGAGATGAAGCTATAAAAACAACCGCAGCAATACTGCGGAATTCCGCAGATGAGCACAATTTTGCCGGACACATCGGCGGCGATGATTTTATTTTTATATGCAGCCCTGAAAACGCTGAGAAATCCTGCTTGGCCATTATAAGAGATTTCGACAGCAGTATTCAGGGACTTTACAATCAAGAAGATCTGGAAAGAGGGTATATAATATCCAAAGACAGGCTGGGAACGGAACAGAAGTTTCCGGTGATGACACTGTCTATAGGAGCTGTGATCCAGGATGACTACACAAATCCCGTGCGCTACGGCAATATAGTGGATACCGCCACACAGATGAAAAAATTCGCCAAAATGAATAACCCCGGAAGTAAAAGTTACTACGCTTTCAACAAAAGGAAGTAAATTTTAGCGACTTATAAATTGACAATTTCCTTCTTATCTTGGTATTCTTTCAGCAGGGGAGGTTGATGGATGCTGTTTAACAAAGTCCGTTTCTGTCTTGCGAAAGGCGAACTTATCCGCGAAGTGGAATGCGCCGTCTGCAAAATACCGCCGGCAAAACGCTACGACAGGCGCATGGAAGAAAGGCGCTCGGGCGCCAATTCCGAGGAAAGAGACCTCCGCACAGGAAAAGACCACCGCAGAAGAAGGCACCCTCTCTGCCCCGGCCTTTTCAGGATATCCCTCTTAAAAATATTCTACTCATTTTTCAAAACGCCCTATGCCGGCATTTTCATCATAATCGCCGCCTTAGCGGCCCTTATGTTCGGCGCGGCGCAGCACTTTGATCTTCTCCGTAAACCGGAGAAAAAACCGGCCGTCGCGGCCATCTCCGAGGAAGACGCCCGGAAACGCTTCCTGGATTTCGCCATGCAGGAACAGAGCGGCTTCACAAAATATTCGGGAAAAAACAAATACTCGATACAGCTTGTCCTGACGGCGAATAAAATAATAAGCGGTTTTCTTGAGAAATTCTCAAAGCTTCCCGAGAGCGTGCCAGGCGGAGTGGTTGACGACATGTTTATGGATTCTTATGCTTTCTACTTTAACGGGGCAAATGTCCTTTTTGAGAATTATTTTTATGTTGGGGACGCTCAGATCCCCCAGCTGATGCGGCGGCTGGAGCTCCTGCTGATGGAGGCGGAGAATCTTTTTGAAGACTGGGAGAAAGTCAACTCGCGGCTGCCGGATTACGCCAACAGCCATATTCACGCCGTTTACACCCGGAAAATCTCCAATTCCCTGGCTCTGTTCAAAAGCAACATAACAAAACTGAAATCGGGCAACATCATCAAGGAGCCTCTCGTCATACCGGCCCTTGATATAAAGAAACTTTAACGCCAGCCGCCGCGGACATTAGCAAACAGATAAGCGCAGTATGTCGCGAAAAGAACAAGGGATTTTACGCGTGACGGGATTTTCTTATCCCATAGAAAAAAACATATTTCGCCCAGAAAAAGGGCGAGCCAGCCGAAAAAAAATACGGAATTATCCATCTCTATAGGCCTGATAAGAGCCGACAAACCTATGAGAAAATAAAGGTTCAGCGCCTGTGAGCCCACGAGATCCCCCACGGCGAGGCCCCATTCGCCTTTCCTCATGGCCGTCAGAGATGTGATGATTTCCGGCAGCGAGGTGCCCACGGCTATGATGGTAAGGCCTATTATGAATTCCGAAATACCCGCCAGGCGCGCGACCTGGGATGAAGATGCCACCACCACTTTACAGCAGGCGATAAGGACTGCCAGCGAAAGCGTAAAACGCAGAAATGCTTTTCCGACGGCGCGGTCCGGCACGGCGACCGAAAAAAGTTTCCCGTTGATTATAGCCGTCAGATAAAAATAAGCGGCCATGAGCAAAAGCATTATTATTCCCGCCGTCCGGCCGATGCTGTTTTTAAGGAGAAATATCATGCTGAAAGCTCCGGCGCCGAGAAACAGGAAATTGAGCGCTATAAAAATATTATTGACCGCCGCCCTATCCACGCCGGAAGCTTTTTTTATGCCTCTGTCATACAACCAGAATATAACCGCCATGGCGATTCCGGTATTGGCGGCGATGGATCCGGCCGCGTTGCCGAGCACGATCTCCGGATGAGAAGACAGGGACGCCATGAGGGTGACAAAGATCTCCGGAGCTGATGTCCCTATACCCACAAGCACCACTCCTATAAAAACAGGGGGGATGCCGTAATGACGGGCTATGACGCTCGAGCTGACGACAAGAGTATCGGCCGCCTTAAGAACAAAGAAGAAACAGATAACTGTTAAAGCCAGATAGGCGAATATCATCCGGCTTCTTTCCAGAGTTTTTCGGCTTCTTTTATTTTATCTTCCGCCTTTTTAACATAAACCGAGCGCGGCGGCTGAAAAGATTCTATGACGGTCTGAAACCAGTAATAGGCATTCTTCGCGTCGTTATCTTCCATTTTTATTTTATACTGCATCCGCAGGGATTCTTCCAGGAGCTCTCTGTCTTCGGATGAACTGATTTTTGATTTTGACTTTTCAAGCCACAGATCAAGGGCCTCTTTTTTAACGGCAGGATCCTCATGCCATTTCAAATACTTCATCCCCTCAAGATAAGCGCTTCGCGCGCGGAGCGTCACATCAACAAAGGCCGAGATATTGAGAAAAAGCCATACGCCTGCGGCCGCCATGATAACTCCGGCGGCCTTCCGTGCCGACAAAGATCGCCTGGCCGGGCCGGTCATTTCTCCGGCGCCCTCTCAAGCATGTTTTTTATTATATCATCCGTGCTGATGCCTTCGGCCTCGGCGCTGAAATTGACGATGAGGCGGTGCCGCAAAACAGGATACGCCACGGCCTTTATATCGCCCGCTTCCACAGAAAAACGCCCGTCCAGCGCGGCGTTGATCTTTCCCGCAAGCACAAGGGACTGGGACGCCCTGGGCCCCGCTCCCCAGGAAAGCCATTTGATGATTTCAGGGTCTCCGTCCGGATGCCGGCTCATTTTCACCAGATCGACCGCGTATTCAAGCGCGCTTGAAGGAACGGGTATTTTTCTGACGAATTCCTGGATATCCCTGATCTCATCTCCCGATATCACTGTCTTGAGTTTTACGTTTTCCGGAGATGTCGTGCGCAGGACTATTTCCCTCTCTTCAATTTCCGTCGGGTAGTATATGTTTATCTGCGTAAAAAATCTGTCGAGCTGCGCCTCGGGAAGAGGATAAGTGCCCTCCTGTTCAATGGGATTCTGTGTGCCTATGACAAAAAACGGCTCGTCCAGCTTATAGGTTTTTCCTGCGGCCGTTACCTGATGCTCCTGCATCGCCTCAAGAAGAGCCGCCTGCGTTTTCGGCGGCGTGCGGTTGATCTCGTCGGCAAGAATGATGTTGGCGAAAACCGGGCCTTTTATAAATCTGAAATTCTTTCTCCCTGAATTCACGTTCTCCTCTATCACGTCGGTACCCGCTATATCGGAAGGCATCAGGTCGGGCGTAAATTGTATCCTGGAAAATTTGAGGTCCAGCGCCTGGGCCAGAGACGACACCATCATCGTCTTGGCCAGCCCCGGCACGCCGACAATAAGGGAATGCCCGCGGGCGAAAAGAGACGTCAGGAGCTGTTTGATGACACTTTCCTGTCCGACAATGACCTTAGAGAGTTCTCCGCGGATGAGCGCGAATTTGTCAGCTATTAATTTTACTTTTTCGGTATCCCTCATAAAAACTATTGTGAAAAGGAGCCCGCGATGAATTTGTCGGCGAAGTCCTGCGCTTCCCTCGCGGAAGTCGTTCTTATTATTTTCTTGATTTTCGGTATGGCTATAGCCGACATGCTGAACGTGTCGAGCCCCATGCCCATGAGTATTTTTGTAAAGGCGGGGTCGGAGGCCATCTCGCCGCACAGGGCGACGGATTTTTGCTTTTTGTGCGCGGAGTCTATCACGAATTTTATCAGCCTCATGAGCGCCGGATTTCCCTGTTCATACACATAATCCACATTCTCATTCATCCTGTCGGCGGCGAAAGTGTACTGGATGAGATCATTTGTCCCGATGCTGAGAAAATCGGCTTCCTCCGCTATCAGATCGGCCGCCACGGCCGCCGCCGGCACCTCTATCATGGCGCCGACCTCGACGCGCCCGTTGAAAGGAACACCTTCCTTTTCCAGCTCTCTCTTGGCCTCGCTGATTATCGTCTTCACTTTTTTAATCTCGGAAACATTCGTTATCATGGGTATCATTATCTTCAGATTCCCGGCCTCGGATGCGCGAAGCAGCGCTCTTATCTGGGTTTTGAATATCTCCGGGATCTTAAAACACAGGCGTATGGACCTGAGGCCCATCATAGGATTCTGCTCCGGGGGCAGCTTGACGGCATCCGAGAGCTTATCCGCCCCCAGATCAATGGTTCTGATTATCACCGGGTACGGAAGCATTTTCTCGCAAACGGTTTTATACTGCGCATACTGTTCATCTTCTCCGGGAAGTGCCTCAGAGTTTATAAACATGTACTCGCTCCGGTAAAGGCCTATTCCCTCCGCGCCGTAAGCGAGAGCCGTGGCTATTTCCTCAGCTATCTCTATATTCGCCTCAATGCCGAAAGTCACCCCGTCCGTGCTGACAGCCGGCAGATCCATGAGTTTCTGTAAAGAATGCTGTTCATCCTGATAGCGCTTTCTTTCCCTTTTATAATTTATCACGGTTTCCTCGTCGGGATCCGTAATGACTATACCGTTTTCGCCGTCCACGATAATATCCTGCCCGGGTTCGGCAATAACCGAAAAATCCCTCAGGCCCGTAACCGCGGGTATTTCCAGGGCCCTCGCCACAATGGCGGTGTGCGAGGTTTTTCCGCCGATATCCGTTACAAAAGCCCTGATATTGTTACTTTTCATGTGCGCCGTGTCCGATGGCGTTATGTTATAAGCGACAAGCACCGAATCGGGGGGGATGTCTCCCCAGAGGACCTTGTCGTCCATATCCATAAGGTGGGACATGACCCTTCTCCCCAGCTCTGAAACATCGCGCGCGCGTTCCTTTAAATAATCGTTTTTTATTTTTTTAAATTCCGAGATTATTTTGTTGAGCTGCATCGAGAACGCGAACTCCGCGTTCACTCTCTGGTCTTTTATAAGCGTTTCTGTTTCATTTATCAGCATTTTGTCCTCAAGGAATAGACGGTAGCCCTCGAATATGCTGCTTTTCTTGCTGCTGAGCGCTTTTTTGACTTTGTCCTCGACCGAGATCATCTCTTTGCGGGTATCATCCACCGCCTTTCTGAAACGCGAAATCTCGGGCTTTACTTCATTCGGCAGGATGCTCCTGCGATGCACCTTGTGGGCCGCTCTCTTGAGCGAATATACCCTGCCTATCGCTATACCCGGTGAAAGAGCCATGCCTTTATAAACCATATTTTTTACTCCCCAAAATGCCGCCTCAAGATTAATCCTTCTGTCCGGCGGATTTTGCCGGTCCCGTCATTCCCCAAAATTCTCTTCCACTAATTTATCAAATGCGCGCGCAAGTTCCAAGGAATCGGCCCCCTGTATCCGCACGGAGATCTCGTCACCCTTGCTGATGCCGAGAGTGAGGAGCCCCAGAGGCGAATCAAAAGAGATCTCTTCGCCGTCCTTGCCTATGAACAGTTTACTCTCAAATTTTTCAGACAACTTTGATATTGTGAGCGCCGTCCTCACATGCACCCCTGCATCCAGCCGGATGACATATTTTCTAATAACAGAATCTTGCAAATAGCCCCCCCGCGATAAGAACGGCGTAAAAAAGAACGGTCGCGGGCACCTTTTTTATGAAAAGCGCCACTATGATGAAAACCACCGGATACGCTGTTTTCAGCATAACGGACGGTCCCGCGCCCAGGAAACCCCGCACCAGAAGGAACACGGCCATAACAATAGCCGTTATCCTCATATACACAAAACTTTTCTGCAGCTTTCCGGTGAAGAGGCCCTCAAAAACCTGATCCTCGAGTTTATAGCCGTCTTCAAGGCCGCAATATCTCAGATATAAGTGGACAGAACTGTAAAAAATAAAAGCCGCCG from Candidatus Omnitrophota bacterium encodes the following:
- the ptsP gene encoding phosphoenolpyruvate--protein phosphotransferase, whose amino-acid sequence is MVYKGMALSPGIAIGRVYSLKRAAHKVHRRSILPNEVKPEISRFRKAVDDTRKEMISVEDKVKKALSSKKSSIFEGYRLFLEDKMLINETETLIKDQRVNAEFAFSMQLNKIISEFKKIKNDYLKERARDVSELGRRVMSHLMDMDDKVLWGDIPPDSVLVAYNITPSDTAHMKSNNIRAFVTDIGGKTSHTAIVARALEIPAVTGLRDFSVIAEPGQDIIVDGENGIVITDPDEETVINYKRERKRYQDEQHSLQKLMDLPAVSTDGVTFGIEANIEIAEEIATALAYGAEGIGLYRSEYMFINSEALPGEDEQYAQYKTVCEKMLPYPVIIRTIDLGADKLSDAVKLPPEQNPMMGLRSIRLCFKIPEIFKTQIRALLRASEAGNLKIMIPMITNVSEIKKVKTIISEAKRELEKEGVPFNGRVEVGAMIEVPAAAVAADLIAEEADFLSIGTNDLIQYTFAADRMNENVDYVYEQGNPALMRLIKFVIDSAHKKQKSVALCGEMASDPAFTKILMGMGLDTFSMSAIAIPKIKKIIRTTSAREAQDFADKFIAGSFSQ
- a CDS encoding type II/IV secretion system protein, translated to MTKQNKYEVTDSNMISELLLEAGLITSKQMSESVSANINSNEPVENTMLRLGVIKKKDIAAVLEKHYALPFADIAGVNNNIINIIPEKFLKKYRVIPVELNANILTLAMVSPGNVTAIDDIQMLTGYKIDPRVMLLSAFHEIMDRYYPADEVANIISEFEIPEGLDGKKTLPQEFPGTADIETPVIKLINTLITTGIKLRASDIHIEPQEKEIIVRYRIDGILRTVQILPKQIQLHVISRIKIMSDMNIAERRLPQDGQISIAFLNRNVDLRVSSLPGNYGEKLVLRILDKSSFILGFPQLGISPDIQSRIEQILQEPDGMIIMTGPTGSGKTTTLYAMINYLKSPSKNIITLEDPIEYELLAGKSREAGITQVQVKSSIGLTFAAGLRAALRQDPDVILVGEMRDTETAEIAMRSALTGHLVLTTLHTLNSFETITRLKDMGIELYLISSCIRCIIAQRLIRLLCPRCKVAYTPPLRLIERLGFTTDTLYKAKGCDYCGHSGYYGRAGIYELLAITDKIKDLIISNSPVSAIKEEAVKTGTRTLWEEAVTLVRDGKTSITEVMRAL
- a CDS encoding sodium:calcium antiporter; protein product: MIFAYLALTVICFFFVLKAADTLVVSSSVIARHYGIPPVFIGVVLVGIGTSAPEIFVTLMASLSSHPEIVLGNAAGSIAANTGIAMAVIFWLYDRGIKKASGVDRAAVNNIFIALNFLFLGAGAFSMIFLLKNSIGRTAGIIMLLLMAAYFYLTAIINGKLFSVAVPDRAVGKAFLRFTLSLAVLIACCKVVVASSSQVARLAGISEFIIGLTIIAVGTSLPEIITSLTAMRKGEWGLAVGDLVGSQALNLYFLIGLSALIRPIEMDNSVFFFGWLALFLGEICFFLWDKKIPSRVKSLVLFATYCAYLFANVRGGWR
- a CDS encoding HPr family phosphocarrier protein — encoded protein: MQDSVIRKYVIRLDAGVHVRTALTISKLSEKFESKLFIGKDGEEISFDSPLGLLTLGISKGDEISVRIQGADSLELARAFDKLVEENFGE
- a CDS encoding response regulator translates to MDNKKIFVIDDDPHIVELLQVGLENAGYTVLSDSDGSSAVAGVKTKKPDLIILDLMLPGMNGYDICACLKEKEDTALIPIIILSAKDTPPDKITALKLGADEYVTKPFDIDEMVTRVNTLLTRTEYFLDANPLTRLPGNTTIMREAGRRLKLNEPFAFIYVDINNFKAFNDNYGFDRGDEAIKTTAAILRNSADEHNFAGHIGGDDFIFICSPENAEKSCLAIIRDFDSSIQGLYNQEDLERGYIISKDRLGTEQKFPVMTLSIGAVIQDDYTNPVRYGNIVDTATQMKKFAKMNNPGSKSYYAFNKRK
- a CDS encoding MoxR family ATPase; protein product: MRDTEKVKLIADKFALIRGELSKVIVGQESVIKQLLTSLFARGHSLIVGVPGLAKTMMVSSLAQALDLKFSRIQFTPDLMPSDIAGTDVIEENVNSGRKNFRFIKGPVFANIILADEINRTPPKTQAALLEAMQEHQVTAAGKTYKLDEPFFVIGTQNPIEQEGTYPLPEAQLDRFFTQINIYYPTEIEEREIVLRTTSPENVKLKTVISGDEIRDIQEFVRKIPVPSSALEYAVDLVKMSRHPDGDPEIIKWLSWGAGPRASQSLVLAGKINAALDGRFSVEAGDIKAVAYPVLRHRLIVNFSAEAEGISTDDIIKNMLERAPEK